The segment CACGATCGTCGTGTCCGACGTCCACTGGCTCGTCAACGCCGGCTATCACGTGAACTGCAACGCGCGGTTTTCCGGCGTCTACACGAGCAACGAGTTGCCGCACTTCATCCGCGACATGGCCTACGCGTATCGGGGCAATCCGGAACTCGGCCGGCTGATCGCGGAAACGGCGTCGGCGCGCGGCATCGCGACGCGCGCACACGAGATCGACAGCCTCGAGCTCGAATACGGGACGCTGGTGCCGATGCGCTACATGAACGCCGACCAGCACTTCAAGGTCGTGTCGATCGCCGGCTGGTGCATGTGGCATTCGCTCGACGAGAGCCGCCGCTTCGGTGAAGCGTTGCTCGAAGCGATCGAAAAGAGCGACGCGAACGTCGCGTTCCTCGCGAGCGGTTCGCTGTCGCATCGCTTCAACGACAACGGCAGCCCCGAGGAATCGATTCACCAGATCAGCCGCGAGTTTTTCCGGCAGGTCGACCTGCGCGTCGTCGAGCTGTGGAAGCAGGGCGATTTCAAGACGTTCTGCGCGATGCTGCCCGAATACAACACGCACTGCCACGGCGAAGGCGGGATGCACGACACCGCGATGCTGCTCGGCCTGCTCGGCTGGGACCGCTACGACAAGCCCGTCGAAATCGTCACCGACTACTTCGCGAGCTCGGGCACCGGGCAGATCAACGCGATCTTTCCGCTGCCCTGAACGTCGCCACGTCACGCCACGTCACGCATCCGACAGGAGAATCGTCATGCCACACATCGTCGTCGAGTACACCGCGAACCTTCGCGACGACGCGCGCATTCCCGCGCTGCTGCGCACGATCAACGCGACGCTGATCGCGCAGGGCGGCGTGTTCCCGACCGGCGGCATCCGCTCGCGCGCGATCGAGCTGCAGGACTACTGCGTCGCGGACGGCACCGAGGACGATGCGTTCGTCCACGTGACGCTGAAGATCGGCGCGGGCCGCAGCGAAGAAGTGAAAAAGGCCGCGTGCGACGCGCTGTTCGACGCGATCAACGCGCATTTCGCCGAGCTGTACGCGAAGCGCTACCTTGCGCTGTCGATGGAGCTGACCGAGTTCAGCGAGAGCGGCTCGTACAAGCACAACAACATTCACGCCCGCTACCAGCGGGCCGGCTGAACCCCACTCGGAGCCGACCATGTTCGATACCGCGACCATCGACCAGCTCGCGCGCCGCCTCGACGACGCGGAGCGCGAACGCAAGCAGATCCGCCAGATCTCGCTCGACTATCCCGACATCACGATCGACGACGCCTATGCGATCCAGCGCGCGTGGGTCAGCCTCAAGCTTGCGGAGGGCCGCGTGCTGAAGGGGCACAAGATCGGCCTCACGTCGAAGGCGATGCAGAACACGTCGCAGATCGACGAGCCGGACTACGGCGCGCTGCTCGACGACATGTTCTTCGAGGACGGCGGCACGATCCCGACCGGGCGCTTCATCGTACCGCGCGTCGAGGTCGAGCTCGCGTTCGTGCTCCGCAAGCGTCTGAGCGGGCCGAACTGCACGATCTTCGACGTGTACGACGCGGTCGACTACGTCGTGCCCGCGCTCGAGATCATCGACGCGCGCAGCCAGTCGATCGACCCCGATACGCAGCGCCCGCGCAAGGTGTTCGACACGATCGCCGACAACGCGGCGAACGCCGGCGTCGTGATCGGCGGGCGGCCCGTGCGGCCGGCCGACGTCGACCTGCGCTGGGTCGCGGCGATCATGTCGCGCAACGGCGTGGTCGAGGAAACCGGCGTCGCGGCCGGCGTGCTGAACCATCCGGCCAACGGTGTCGTGTGGCTCGCGAACCGGCTCGCGCGCTTCGACGTCGCGCTGGAGCCCGGGCAGATCGTGCTCGGCGGGTCGTTTACGCGGCCGTGCGCGGCGCGCGCCGGCGACACGTTCAGCGTCGACTACGGTCCGCTCGGGACCATTCAATGCCATTTCGGGTGACGCGACATGCAGATGCCATCGAATCCCTTCAAGGCCGCGCTCGCGCGCGGCGACGCGCAGATCGGGCTGTGGCTCGGCCTCGCCAGTCCGTACAGCGCCGAAGTCGTCGCGGACGCCGGTTTCGACTGGCTGCTGATCGACGGCGAGCATGCGCCGAACACGGTGCCGACGATCCTCGCGCAATTGCAGGCGATCGCGCCGTATCCGTCGCATCCGGTCGTGCGCGTGCCGTGGAACGACCCGGTGATCGTCAAGCAGGTGCTCGATCTCGGCGCGCAGACGCTGCTCGTGCCGATGGTGCAGAGCGCGGCCGAGGCGCGCGCGGCGGTGGCCGCGACCCGCTATCCGCCGGAAGGCATCCGCGGCGTCGGCAGCGCGCTGGCGCGGGCGTCGCGCTGGAATCGCGTCGGCGACTACCTGCAGCGCGCGAACGGCGAGATGGCGGTGCTCGTGCAGGTCGAGACGCGTGCGGGGCTCGACGCGATTGATGCGATCGCGCGGGTGGACGGCGTCGACGGCGTGTTCATCGGGCCGGCCGACCTGGCGGCCGACCTCGGGCAGCTCGGCAATCCGGGGCATCAGGATGTGCAGGCAGCGATCGATCATGCGATCCGCACGATCAAGGCGGCCGGCAAGGCGCCGGGGATTCTCAGCGCCGATGAAGCGGCGGCGCGGCGGTATCTCGAAGCGGGTGCGTTGTTTGTCGCGGTGGGGGTCGATACGACGTTGCTCGCGAGAAGCGCGGAGCGGTTGGCGGCGCAGTTCAAGGGGAAACCGGCCGACGCCGCGAAGCAGGGCGACGGCACGTATTGAAGGCGCGGCGAATCGAATGTCGCCACCGTCGATGCGTGCATGCGAGTGCGCAATGACGCGCTACGCGGCGTCGCCCCGGCGTCCGTCGTGTCCAGCTTCCATATACCGCCCCGGGGTCGTTCCCAACGCGCGCCGGAACATGTCGATGAACGCGCTCACGTTGTCGTAGCCGAGATCGAGCGCGATCGTCGTCACCGGCACGCCGTCGGCCACCTTCTCCAACGCGCGCAGCAGCCGCGCCTGCTGGCGCCACTGCGCGAACGTCAACCCCGTTTCGGCGACGAAGCGGCGGCTCAGCGTGCGCGGTGCGATGCCCGCCCACGTCGCCCATTCCTCGAGGCGACGCTTGTCCGCGAGATCGACGCTCAACGCGTCGGTGATCCGTCCGACCCGCGGATCGCGCGGGCGCGGCAGGCCGAGCGTGACCGGCGGCGATGCCGAGATCTCGTCGAGGATCACTTCCGCCACGCGCGCTTGCGCCGCGTCGAGCGCGGCGCCGCGCCAGCTTGCCGCGCGCCGCACCGCCTCGCGTAACAGCGCGGAGGTGCGGATCGCGTGCGGCGCCTGCGGCAGCGATCCGCAGCGCGGTTCCGCAACGAACACGCTCCAGCCGGAGAACGGCCCGAACGACCGCAGCGAATGCACGCAATGCGGCGGAATCCAGATCGCATGGACGGCCGGCACGACCCAGTCCTGATCGTCGAGGCCGAGCGACAGCAGGCCGGTCAGCGCGCCGACCAGCTGGCCGCGCGCATGGCGATGCGGCGCGGTCATGCGCGCGTCGCGCTGCGTCAGCTCGGCGGCGGCGATGAACGGGCCATCGGAAGACGTTACGAGATCGGCGGGAAGAAGCGGAGCGTTCGACATGGCTGAAATTCGGTATCGAATGGCATTTATACCGGAGATCGGCCGAACTCGCATCCCTACACTAGGTGCCTGTTCAACACTTCAGGAGGGCCGCGCGATGCGAGCCGACGAAATGCTTCCCGACCACCTCAACCAGCTCGACCTCAACGGTACGACGATCCGCAAGGGCAGCGTGGGCGCCTTTCTTGCGAATGCGCGAGTGCTCACCGACCCGCATGCGGACGAGGCCGAGCGATCCCGCGCGGCGGCCGACGCCGCCGACGTGCTGCCGGCGCTGCGCGCGCTCGGGCTGTTCGACGTGTTCGAGATCCGCGACGCCGCGTTGCGGGCGTGGGTCGATGCACGGTGATGGCGCAGTCATCTGAAGTCGCACCGATGAAAGCCGCAATCGTCAATGGAGCGGGCGAGCGCCCCGTTCATGCCGAGTTCGAAGCGCCGCACGCATTGCCCGGCCACCGGCTGGTCGACGTGACCGCGTCCGCGCTGAGCCGCCTCGCGCAGGCCCAGGCGTCCGGTTCGCACTATTCTTCGATGGGCGGCTTTCCGTTCGTCGCGGGCGTCGACGGCACGGGGCGTCTCGACGACGGGCAGCGCGTCTATTTCTTCGGCCCGGTCGCGCCGTTCGGCGCGATGGCCGAGCGCACGGTCGTGCCCGACGCGCAATGCGTGCCGCTGCCTGACGGGCTCGATGATGTCACCGCTGCCGCGATCGCGATCCCGGGAATGTCGTCATGGGCCGCGCTGACGGAGCGGGCGCGCATGGCGGCCGGGGAGACCGTGCTGGTCAACGGCGCGACGGGCGCGTCCGGACGGCTGGCCGTGCGGATCGCGAAGCACCTGGGCGCGGCGAAGGTGATCGCCACCGGACGCAACGCGGCGGCGCTGGCAGCGTTGCAATCGGCAGGCGCGGACGCTGTGGTGTCGCTGCAGCAGGACGACGCGCATCTGGCGCGCGCGCTGGAGCCGCACTTCCGCGCGGGCGTGGACGTCGTGCTTGATTATCTGTGGGGCGCGAGCGCGCGGGCGCTGCTGGTGTCGGCGGCAAAGGCGACGCCGGAAGGCCGGCCGCTGCGCTTCATGCAGATCGGCTCGATCAGCGGCGCCGAGGTGCTGCTGCCCGGCGCGGTGCTGCGCGCGACCGCGATTACGCTGATGGGCAGCGGCCTCGGGAGCATTGCGCTGCCGCGCCTGCTGGACGCGGTGCGTGCGGTGTTCGACGCGGTCGAGCCGGCGCGCCTGCACATCGACGCGAACGCCATCCCGCTGGCGGAGGTCGACCGGTATTGGGACGACGCGAGCAGTCTCGTCCGCCCGGTATTCGTGATGCATGGGGATGCGTGACGCAGCGGCGCAGTCGGTACGCGATGCTGCCGACCGGCTGCGCCGTCATGCTTGTATGTTCAAGCCTGACCGGTACGGTAAAGTCTGGGAGCAACCAGACTGAACCGTGTAGTTTGATTCGCGCTTGGGCCAATGAGCCCGTTTCTGAGTACAGAACGCACGGTTGCCGTGCTGGTCTTCCCGAAACCCGAACGGTTACCCGCCCCGATCTGATCGAGGGCGCATGCACAAGCAAGGGATCTGAAGATCATGTCTGCTTCCTCAGTAATGGTGGGTATCGACGTAGCCAAGGAGCACGTCGATATTGCGGTATTGGGCGCCGAACGCATTGCGCAGCGATGGGCTAACGATGCCGAGGCACATTCGGCCCTGGCAGCGGCCCTGCAACCCCTGAACGTGGCTCTGGTCGTCATGGAAGCCACGGGCGGCTACGAAGCGGCGCTTGCGTGTGCGTTGCAGGCGGCAGGCTTGCCGGTCGCCGTGATCAACCCGCGTCAGGCGCGCGACTTTGCCAAATCGATGGGGCGTCTGGCCAAGACCGATACGATCGATGCTCACATGCTGGCGGAGTTCGCATCGGTACTGGTTCGTCGCAAGGATCTGGCCAACTTCATTCGACCGCTGGCCGACACCCAGCAACAAGCGCTGGCCGCCATGGTCACACGCCGTCGTCAGTTGCTCGGCATGTTGCTGTCCGAGCGGCAGCGTTTGCAGCTGGCCATTCCGGTCGTACGCCCGAGCATAGAAGCCATGATCGACGCCATCCGCAAGCAGCTTGATGATGTCGACGCCCAGATGGTTACCCACGTCCGCGCGCACTACAGCGCACTCGACGAACTGCTGCGCTCGGCAAGCGGTATCGGCCCAGTGGCCAGTGCTACCTTGATCGCAGAACTGCCCGAACTTGGCCGGCTCAATCGCCGCCAGATCGCTGCGTTGGTTGGCGTCGCTCCGATGGCATGGGACTCGGGAACTACCCGGGGGCACAGGCGCATTCAAGGCGGACGGTTCGATATCCGTCGCGTCCTGTACATGGCAGCGCTCACCGCTTCGCGACGCAACCCCGCTATTGCCGCTTTTTATCAACGACTGATCGCCGCAGGCAAACCGCCCAAGGTCGCGCTGGTTGCCTGCATGCGCAAGCTCCTGACCGTGCTCAACGCCATGGTCAAAACCAGCACACCTTGGGACAGTTCGCTTCATTCCGCTTGACTCGCTAGACGGTTACTCAGAACCGCTGCTGAATCCCCACGGTCGCCCCGACCTGCGTATCGCTGTATCCCGCGAAATCGCGCGACACGCCGACCTTCTGCCCGTGCTGCGCGATCGCGAAGCCGCCGGACGCGTACAGCACCGTGCGCTTCGACAGCGCGTAATTGGCGCGCACCGAGACCAGCGTCGGATCGGCATCGGTGCCGCCCTTGATGTTCTGGTGATACACGGCCGCGATCAGCGAGAACGCCGGCGTGAACTGGTACGAGCCGCCGACCCAATACATGTCGCTCAACTGGTTCGCCGCCGTCGTGCGGAACGTGCGCCGGTAATTGCGGTAGCCGGCCATCGTCTTCAGGTTGCCGAAGTCGTAGCTCAAGCCCGCGTGGATGCCCTGGATGTAGTTCACGGGATCGGCCGGCGTGACGCTGTCGGCCGCGCCGTTCTGCCGGTCGAACGTGACGACTGCGGCGAACGGCCCCTTCTCGTAGCCGAGCGCGAAGTCGTACTTCGAGCTGGTCTTCACGCTGCCGGCCACGTTGCCGAACCCGTACATCGCGCCGAACTTGAAGCCCGCGTATTCGCCGTCGTAGCGCACCGCGTTCGACGAGCGCGTGAACAGGCCGTCCTTGCGGCCGCCGGTCGCCGTCGACGAGGTCGCCCACGAGTAGTTCTGCGCGTAGCCCATCGGGTCGAACGGCAGCATGTAGTCGTAGGTGACGGTGAAGTTGCGGCCCAGCGTAAGCTCGCCCCATTTGCCTTTCAGGCCGACGGTCGCACGGCGCGCGAAGATCGAATCCGGGCCGTCGTCGAATGCGCCGTTCGCGAGGTCGATCCCGCTTTCCA is part of the Burkholderia ubonensis subsp. mesacidophila genome and harbors:
- a CDS encoding porin; translated protein: MKSCAAYSLRTVVLTGSAAAACVAVPAAYAQSSVTIYGIMDAGIEYTNHAAREGGNAFKLKSGNKNTSRWGLRGVEDLGGGLKAVFRLESGIDLANGAFDDGPDSIFARRATVGLKGKWGELTLGRNFTVTYDYMLPFDPMGYAQNYSWATSSTATGGRKDGLFTRSSNAVRYDGEYAGFKFGAMYGFGNVAGSVKTSSKYDFALGYEKGPFAAVVTFDRQNGAADSVTPADPVNYIQGIHAGLSYDFGNLKTMAGYRNYRRTFRTTAANQLSDMYWVGGSYQFTPAFSLIAAVYHQNIKGGTDADPTLVSVRANYALSKRTVLYASGGFAIAQHGQKVGVSRDFAGYSDTQVGATVGIQQRF
- the hpaH gene encoding 2-oxo-hept-4-ene-1,7-dioate hydratase: MFDTATIDQLARRLDDAERERKQIRQISLDYPDITIDDAYAIQRAWVSLKLAEGRVLKGHKIGLTSKAMQNTSQIDEPDYGALLDDMFFEDGGTIPTGRFIVPRVEVELAFVLRKRLSGPNCTIFDVYDAVDYVVPALEIIDARSQSIDPDTQRPRKVFDTIADNAANAGVVIGGRPVRPADVDLRWVAAIMSRNGVVEETGVAAGVLNHPANGVVWLANRLARFDVALEPGQIVLGGSFTRPCAARAGDTFSVDYGPLGTIQCHFG
- a CDS encoding IS110 family RNA-guided transposase, with protein sequence MSASSVMVGIDVAKEHVDIAVLGAERIAQRWANDAEAHSALAAALQPLNVALVVMEATGGYEAALACALQAAGLPVAVINPRQARDFAKSMGRLAKTDTIDAHMLAEFASVLVRRKDLANFIRPLADTQQQALAAMVTRRRQLLGMLLSERQRLQLAIPVVRPSIEAMIDAIRKQLDDVDAQMVTHVRAHYSALDELLRSASGIGPVASATLIAELPELGRLNRRQIAALVGVAPMAWDSGTTRGHRRIQGGRFDIRRVLYMAALTASRRNPAIAAFYQRLIAAGKPPKVALVACMRKLLTVLNAMVKTSTPWDSSLHSA
- the hpaI gene encoding 4-hydroxy-2-oxoheptanedioate aldolase, translated to MQMPSNPFKAALARGDAQIGLWLGLASPYSAEVVADAGFDWLLIDGEHAPNTVPTILAQLQAIAPYPSHPVVRVPWNDPVIVKQVLDLGAQTLLVPMVQSAAEARAAVAATRYPPEGIRGVGSALARASRWNRVGDYLQRANGEMAVLVQVETRAGLDAIDAIARVDGVDGVFIGPADLAADLGQLGNPGHQDVQAAIDHAIRTIKAAGKAPGILSADEAAARRYLEAGALFVAVGVDTTLLARSAERLAAQFKGKPADAAKQGDGTY
- the hpaD gene encoding 3,4-dihydroxyphenylacetate 2,3-dioxygenase — protein: MGKLSLAAKITHVPSMYLSELAGKHHGCRAEAIRGHQLIGERCRALGVDTIVVSDVHWLVNAGYHVNCNARFSGVYTSNELPHFIRDMAYAYRGNPELGRLIAETASARGIATRAHEIDSLELEYGTLVPMRYMNADQHFKVVSIAGWCMWHSLDESRRFGEALLEAIEKSDANVAFLASGSLSHRFNDNGSPEESIHQISREFFRQVDLRVVELWKQGDFKTFCAMLPEYNTHCHGEGGMHDTAMLLGLLGWDRYDKPVEIVTDYFASSGTGQINAIFPLP
- a CDS encoding AraC family transcriptional regulator yields the protein MSNAPLLPADLVTSSDGPFIAAAELTQRDARMTAPHRHARGQLVGALTGLLSLGLDDQDWVVPAVHAIWIPPHCVHSLRSFGPFSGWSVFVAEPRCGSLPQAPHAIRTSALLREAVRRAASWRGAALDAAQARVAEVILDEISASPPVTLGLPRPRDPRVGRITDALSVDLADKRRLEEWATWAGIAPRTLSRRFVAETGLTFAQWRQQARLLRALEKVADGVPVTTIALDLGYDNVSAFIDMFRRALGTTPGRYMEAGHDGRRGDAA
- a CDS encoding quinone oxidoreductase family protein produces the protein MKAAIVNGAGERPVHAEFEAPHALPGHRLVDVTASALSRLAQAQASGSHYSSMGGFPFVAGVDGTGRLDDGQRVYFFGPVAPFGAMAERTVVPDAQCVPLPDGLDDVTAAAIAIPGMSSWAALTERARMAAGETVLVNGATGASGRLAVRIAKHLGAAKVIATGRNAAALAALQSAGADAVVSLQQDDAHLARALEPHFRAGVDVVLDYLWGASARALLVSAAKATPEGRPLRFMQIGSISGAEVLLPGAVLRATAITLMGSGLGSIALPRLLDAVRAVFDAVEPARLHIDANAIPLAEVDRYWDDASSLVRPVFVMHGDA
- a CDS encoding 5-carboxymethyl-2-hydroxymuconate Delta-isomerase; this translates as MPHIVVEYTANLRDDARIPALLRTINATLIAQGGVFPTGGIRSRAIELQDYCVADGTEDDAFVHVTLKIGAGRSEEVKKAACDALFDAINAHFAELYAKRYLALSMELTEFSESGSYKHNNIHARYQRAG